ACCACGCAGCGAGAAGTATTCGCACTCCATGGGAATGATTACACCTTGCGAACAGCTCAGCGCATTCACTGTGAGCAGGCCAAGCGATGGTTGGCAATCGAGGATGATGTAGTCATAATCGCGCATCACCGGGCGTAGTGCGCGAGCAAGGGTCTGCTCGCGCCCGACCTCATTTACGAGCTGAATTTCCGCCGCGGATAGATCGATATTGGCTGGCACAAGATCTAAACCGGCCACGTTGGTGGGATGAATCGCCTGATGGATCGAGGTGTGGCGATCCACCAAGAGGTTATACACGGTGATGTCGAGTTCATCGTGAGGTACTCCCAGCCCGGCGGAAAGCGCACCCTGAGGGTCGAGGTCTACCAATAAGACCTTCCGGCCGGCCTCTGCAAGGCAGGCACCGAGGTTAATGGTGGAGGTGGTTTTACCCACGCCACCTTTTTGATTGCACATCGACAAGATCTTTGCCGGTCCGTGCTGCGTGAGTGGCTTGGGGTCCGGGAATACACGCAAAGGACGACCGGTAAGACCGATCTTGCCTTCCGGCTCGTTGAACAACCCGTCCTCAGCCATGTCAATCCCACTTCCTTGACTTTTCCGGTTTTTCTCCGCCGATGTGGCGCTGAGCTACGCCTTAGAATACTGCAGCTCATCGTAGCCCTAAAGCAGCCACCGCCACGAAGAAATTACACCGCTGTTATCAACCACAGTGTAGCGGAGAAGACTCCCCTACGACCACGTCAAGCCCCAGCCCTTGCCAGACCCTTGCAGGACCCTTGCCCGACCCGCGCTGCATCCAAGCACCAGCACCGCAGCACCCAAGCCCGAGCATCCAAGCCCCGCAGAGCACTCATGCCCAAGCCCCAGCACCCCAGCTATGCCCGCGGGTGCGAACTCGCCCACACATTCCGCAGATTCTCTGCGCTGATATGCGTGTAGATCTGTGTGGTGGTCACTGAGGCATGCCCGAGCAGTTCTTGTACCACGCGCACATCGGCACCGCCCTCAATCAAGTGGGAGGCGTAACTATGGCGCAGGGTGTGTGGCGAGATATCTTTTTCAATTCCCGCCCGCTGCGCGGCTTGTTTGAGCACATGCCAGGCGCTGGTTCGGCTGAGGGCATTTCCTCTGGAATTTAAAAACAGCGCATGGCTTCGGCCTTTGGCTAGGCTCGGCCTGCCTCGCACGA
This window of the Corynebacterium pseudopelargi genome carries:
- a CDS encoding ParA family protein yields the protein MAEDGLFNEPEGKIGLTGRPLRVFPDPKPLTQHGPAKILSMCNQKGGVGKTTSTINLGACLAEAGRKVLLVDLDPQGALSAGLGVPHDELDITVYNLLVDRHTSIHQAIHPTNVAGLDLVPANIDLSAAEIQLVNEVGREQTLARALRPVMRDYDYIILDCQPSLGLLTVNALSCSQGVIIPMECEYFSLRGLALLTDTVEKVRDRLNFDLEIIGILVTMFDRRTTHAREVMSRVVEVFEDRVFDTVITRTVRFPETSVAGEPIITWAPNSQGAQQYRQLAREVIERTNG